In one Agathobacter rectalis ATCC 33656 genomic region, the following are encoded:
- the glgA gene encoding glycogen synthase GlgA, whose amino-acid sequence MKKILFVASECVPFIKTGGLADVCGALPKEFDKNYWDVRVVIPDYSCIPEQYRNNFEYVTHFYMSSGPYVQDKYVGVLKYEQDGVTYYFIDNQEFFTGFSPYTSDTKFEIEKYTFFDKAVLSMLPLIDFKPDIIHCHDWQTGLLPVYLKNEFAANPFFWGIKTIITIHNLKFQGIWDREWVQGVSGLTDNLFTPDKLEFKKDANMLKGGLVYADYITTVSDTYANEIQTEYYGEGLNGLLSARHFDMQGIVNGIDYNAYDPQTDGRIYCNYNASDFRKKKFNNKTKLQQDLGLAVDKKKYMIGLISRLTDQKGLDLINHVIEGIVDDFTQLVVIGTGDPQYENMFRHYAWKYPDRVSANICYSDDLAHKLYAAADAFLMPSRFEPCGLTQLISFRYGTVPIVRETGGLKDTVKPYNEYENSGDGFSFSNYNADEMLAVINYSKHIFFDKKREWNQIVDRGMANDFSWNASKFKYEGLYNYLIGE is encoded by the coding sequence ATGAAAAAGATTCTATTTGTAGCTTCAGAGTGTGTACCATTTATAAAAACAGGAGGTCTTGCAGATGTGTGCGGTGCACTTCCTAAAGAGTTTGACAAGAACTATTGGGATGTAAGGGTTGTAATACCTGATTATAGCTGTATACCGGAGCAGTATCGCAATAATTTTGAGTATGTTACCCATTTTTACATGAGCTCAGGTCCATACGTGCAGGACAAGTATGTCGGAGTGCTCAAATATGAGCAGGACGGCGTTACATATTACTTTATTGACAATCAGGAGTTCTTTACAGGATTTTCTCCATATACTTCTGACACTAAGTTTGAGATTGAGAAGTATACATTCTTTGACAAGGCTGTACTCTCAATGCTCCCGCTTATTGATTTCAAGCCGGATATTATACACTGCCATGACTGGCAGACAGGTCTTCTGCCTGTATACTTAAAGAATGAGTTTGCCGCAAATCCATTCTTCTGGGGTATCAAGACAATTATCACTATCCACAATCTTAAGTTCCAGGGAATATGGGACAGGGAGTGGGTACAGGGTGTTTCAGGTCTTACAGACAATCTGTTCACACCGGACAAGCTTGAGTTCAAGAAGGACGCAAATATGCTTAAGGGTGGTCTTGTATATGCTGACTACATCACCACTGTCAGTGATACATATGCAAACGAGATTCAGACAGAGTACTACGGTGAGGGATTAAACGGGCTCTTAAGTGCCAGACATTTTGACATGCAGGGTATCGTAAACGGTATTGATTACAATGCCTATGACCCACAGACTGATGGCAGAATCTATTGCAATTACAATGCTTCCGATTTCAGAAAGAAGAAGTTCAACAACAAGACAAAGCTTCAGCAGGATCTTGGCCTTGCGGTTGACAAGAAGAAGTATATGATAGGTCTTATTTCAAGACTTACAGACCAGAAAGGTCTTGACCTTATCAATCATGTTATTGAAGGTATCGTGGACGATTTCACACAGCTTGTTGTTATCGGTACAGGAGATCCTCAGTACGAGAATATGTTCAGACACTATGCATGGAAATACCCTGACAGAGTTTCGGCAAATATATGTTACTCCGATGATCTGGCTCACAAGCTCTATGCGGCTGCTGATGCATTCTTGATGCCGTCCAGGTTTGAGCCTTGCGGTCTGACACAGCTTATTTCATTCCGCTATGGTACCGTTCCGATTGTTCGTGAGACAGGAGGTCTCAAGGATACGGTTAAGCCTTACAATGAGTATGAGAATTCAGGAGATGGCTTCTCGTTCTCAAACTACAATGCCGATGAGATGCTTGCAGTCATCAATTATTCTAAGCACATCTTCTTCGATAAGAAGCGTGAGTGGAACCAGATTGTGGATAGAGGCATGGCCAATGATTTCTCTTGGAATGCTTCCAAGTTCAAATATGAGGGATTATACAATTACCTTATTGGTGAATAA
- a CDS encoding YebC/PmpR family DNA-binding transcriptional regulator, protein MSGHSKFANIKHKKEKNDAAKGKIFTMIGRELAVAVKEGGPDPANNFKLAQVVAKAKANNMPNDTIERGIKKAAGDGNSVNYETATYEGYGPSGTAIIVKCLTDNKNRTAANVRNAFTKGQGSIGTQGCVSYMFDEKGQIIIDKEECDMDADDLMMQALDAGAEDFADEDDSYEITTAPADFDAVRAALEEAGITMASAEVTMIPQTYVTLTDEADITNIGRILDLLDDDDDVQEVYHNWEE, encoded by the coding sequence ATGTCAGGACATTCTAAATTTGCGAATATCAAGCATAAGAAAGAGAAAAATGATGCTGCAAAGGGCAAAATCTTTACAATGATCGGTAGAGAGCTCGCAGTTGCAGTTAAAGAGGGAGGACCGGATCCTGCCAATAACTTCAAGCTTGCACAGGTAGTTGCCAAGGCAAAGGCCAACAATATGCCAAACGATACAATCGAAAGAGGTATCAAAAAGGCGGCAGGAGACGGCAACAGTGTAAACTATGAGACCGCTACATATGAGGGCTATGGACCATCAGGCACAGCTATTATCGTAAAGTGTCTTACAGACAATAAGAACCGTACAGCGGCCAATGTCCGCAATGCCTTTACAAAGGGACAGGGAAGCATCGGTACACAGGGATGTGTATCATACATGTTTGACGAGAAGGGTCAGATCATCATCGACAAGGAAGAGTGCGATATGGATGCAGATGATCTTATGATGCAGGCACTCGATGCAGGCGCTGAGGATTTCGCCGATGAGGATGACAGCTACGAAATCACAACTGCACCTGCTGATTTTGATGCAGTCAGGGCTGCTCTTGAGGAGGCAGGCATCACAATGGCTTCGGCAGAGGTCACAATGATTCCACAGACATATGTCACACTAACAGATGAAGCTGACATCACAAATATCGGCCGTATCTTAGACCTTCTTGACGATGATGACGACGTCCAGGAAGTATACCACAATTGGGAAGAGTAA
- a CDS encoding hemolysin family protein, translated as MLYAIIILSILVVILLLCIGVLLYGMKNNKKTLDGILGNDDVTEEEIISMVREGHEQGTILASEAELIHNVFEFDDKEVKDIMTHRKNIVSLDGSMSFIDAIEFIIDTGKSRFPVYENDVDSIIGVLHIKDAFTFFEKNEVYRSSIKDIDGLIRPVDFIPETVNINDLFKKMQSKKSHLAMVVDEYGQISGLIAMEDILEELVGNIEDEHDEEENYIRKNDDETFIMDGMTEFSDVKEALSLPVDDDAYETLNGFIISLSDKIPEEGDKTVISAYGYRFSVMSVEDKVIKQVMIKKLAPEEKK; from the coding sequence ATGTTATATGCAATTATAATTTTATCAATACTTGTAGTGATACTTCTTTTGTGTATTGGAGTATTGCTTTATGGAATGAAAAACAACAAAAAGACTCTCGATGGAATACTTGGAAATGATGATGTCACAGAGGAAGAAATTATTTCCATGGTCAGGGAGGGGCATGAGCAGGGAACAATCCTTGCATCTGAGGCAGAGCTGATACACAATGTGTTTGAGTTTGATGATAAGGAAGTAAAAGATATCATGACTCACCGCAAAAATATCGTAAGCCTCGACGGCAGTATGTCCTTTATCGATGCAATCGAATTTATCATAGATACCGGCAAATCTCGCTTTCCGGTCTATGAAAACGATGTTGACAGTATCATCGGAGTCTTACATATCAAGGATGCTTTTACATTTTTTGAAAAAAATGAGGTTTACCGCAGCAGTATCAAGGACATAGACGGGCTTATCCGGCCGGTGGACTTCATACCCGAGACGGTAAACATCAATGATCTGTTTAAAAAGATGCAGTCTAAAAAGAGTCATCTTGCGATGGTTGTGGATGAGTACGGACAGATATCGGGACTTATCGCGATGGAGGATATACTCGAGGAGCTTGTCGGAAATATCGAGGATGAGCACGATGAGGAAGAAAACTACATCAGAAAGAATGATGACGAGACATTTATAATGGACGGCATGACTGAGTTTTCCGATGTGAAGGAGGCGCTGTCACTGCCTGTTGATGATGATGCCTACGAGACGCTTAACGGTTTTATCATATCGCTTTCGGATAAGATTCCGGAGGAGGGGGATAAGACTGTGATTAGCGCATATGGCTACAGATTTTCTGTTATGAGCGTCGAGGATAAGGTGATTAAGCAGGTAATGATTAAGAAACTTGCGCCGGAAGAGAAAAAATGA
- a CDS encoding type II toxin-antitoxin system PemK/MazF family toxin — MIIQRGDIYYADLRPVVGSEQGGIRPVLIIQNDVGNRHSPTVICAAITSQMHKAKLPTHVELACKEYALAKDSVVLLEQLRTIDKKRLKDKVCHLDEDTLLKIDRALEISLELIT, encoded by the coding sequence ATGATTATTCAAAGAGGAGATATTTATTACGCTGATTTAAGGCCTGTTGTAGGCTCAGAGCAGGGCGGGATAAGACCTGTCCTTATAATACAAAATGATGTCGGAAACAGACACAGCCCGACGGTAATCTGCGCAGCAATAACCTCGCAGATGCATAAAGCAAAGCTGCCCACTCATGTGGAGCTTGCCTGCAAGGAGTATGCGCTTGCAAAGGATTCGGTTGTGCTTTTAGAACAGCTTCGCACAATCGACAAAAAAAGGCTTAAGGATAAGGTGTGCCATCTTGATGAGGACACATTGCTTAAAATAGACAGGGCGCTTGAAATCAGCTTAGAACTTATTACATAG
- the alr gene encoding alanine racemase, with amino-acid sequence MAINRIRADIDLDAILYNMESMHNKLKPGTMMAAVVKADGYGHGAEAVSEVLEPLPYLWGYAVATSNEAMELIAAGRKKPILILGLSFPEQFEEIVDNDVRPAVCTYETAKELSRIAVAKNKTCKIHIKIDTGMCRIGFQVTEESADIIAQIAKLPNIMIEGIFTHFARADELSKEPAFEQFDLFKRMIALVEARGVEIPIKHCSNSAGIVEIPECNMDMVRAGITLYGLWPSEEVDKSKISLKPVMSLHSRVAYVKELEPGRHISYGGTFTVEHPMRIATVPVGYGDGYSRGLSNKGWVLIKGKKAPICGRVCMDQFMVDVTDIPDVKIGDAVTLLGKDGDETITMEQLGELSGRFNYEFACLITPRVPRIYHKN; translated from the coding sequence ATGGCAATTAACAGAATCAGAGCAGATATAGATCTGGATGCAATTTTATATAATATGGAGTCGATGCATAATAAGCTAAAGCCGGGGACAATGATGGCAGCAGTCGTAAAGGCTGATGGCTACGGTCACGGTGCTGAGGCTGTTTCAGAGGTACTGGAGCCGCTTCCGTATCTGTGGGGCTATGCTGTTGCTACAAGCAACGAGGCAATGGAGCTTATTGCGGCAGGCAGGAAAAAGCCGATACTTATTTTAGGACTCAGCTTCCCGGAGCAGTTTGAGGAGATAGTGGACAACGATGTGCGCCCGGCGGTATGTACATATGAGACAGCTAAGGAGCTATCGCGTATCGCTGTCGCTAAGAATAAAACCTGTAAGATACATATCAAGATAGATACCGGTATGTGCCGTATAGGCTTTCAGGTGACAGAGGAAAGTGCAGATATTATTGCACAGATTGCTAAGCTGCCGAATATTATGATAGAGGGAATATTCACTCACTTTGCAAGGGCAGATGAGCTGTCAAAGGAGCCTGCCTTTGAGCAGTTTGATCTTTTTAAGAGGATGATAGCTCTTGTTGAGGCAAGAGGAGTCGAGATCCCGATTAAGCACTGCTCAAACAGTGCGGGAATAGTAGAAATCCCTGAGTGCAATATGGATATGGTAAGAGCAGGCATCACACTCTATGGTCTGTGGCCGTCAGAGGAGGTAGACAAGAGTAAAATCTCCCTAAAGCCTGTTATGTCGCTGCACAGCAGGGTTGCTTATGTAAAGGAGCTTGAGCCGGGCAGGCATATAAGCTACGGCGGCACATTTACGGTAGAGCATCCTATGAGGATAGCAACTGTCCCGGTGGGATATGGTGATGGATATTCAAGAGGACTTTCAAACAAGGGCTGGGTTCTCATAAAAGGAAAAAAAGCACCTATATGCGGCAGAGTCTGCATGGATCAGTTTATGGTTGATGTGACAGACATACCTGACGTAAAAATAGGCGATGCAGTTACTCTGCTCGGTAAAGATGGGGATGAGACAATCACTATGGAGCAGTTAGGTGAGCTTTCAGGCAGGTTCAACTATGAGTTTGCATGTCTTATCACACCGCGTGTTCCAAGAATCTACCACAAAAACTAA
- a CDS encoding NAD(P)H-hydrate dehydratase: MEYIVTGNEMKLLDDTTSQVFLVPSVVLMEQAAAGVVRELVACFDKSKEFAVICGRGNNAGDGIAIARLLNQAGYRCMVYYAFGTDEAGSELFELQKNIYARYGFKVVSDIECVCKSDVIIDALFGTGLKRAIEGSLADVISSVNKTDAYRVAVDVPSGVDSDKGHVMGCTFKADFTYTFSYKKTGLLLWPGCDYCGLVKVVPIGIDDHSFCGNLPSVRALDESDLKKLDNRPAHSNKGTFGKLLVIAGSRDMAGAAVLSAKAAYKSGAGLVKIITPECNRSIIQCALPEALLCTDIASAKALETELEWADAVVIGPGLSKSDNAKMLVETVLKTAEIPLVIDADALNIISDNMTLLNEHKMPVIVTPHLGEMSRLMKKSIADIQEDIIGVAGEFACLYNVTCVLKDFRTIIAAADGEKFINLSGNCGMATAGSGDVLSGIVGGLLVQWRDTKKAAAYGAFIHGLAGDMVFDNTGSYGMIASDIIDGLDKVWIKVEKNGN; the protein is encoded by the coding sequence TTGGAATATATTGTTACAGGTAATGAAATGAAGCTTCTGGACGATACAACATCACAGGTCTTTTTGGTTCCTTCGGTGGTGCTGATGGAGCAGGCTGCGGCCGGTGTTGTCCGGGAGCTTGTTGCATGTTTTGATAAATCAAAGGAGTTTGCCGTGATATGTGGCAGAGGCAATAATGCAGGAGACGGTATCGCGATAGCAAGACTTTTAAATCAGGCCGGATACAGATGCATGGTGTACTATGCTTTTGGCACAGATGAGGCAGGAAGCGAGCTCTTTGAGCTGCAGAAAAATATATACGCAAGGTATGGCTTTAAGGTAGTCTCTGATATTGAGTGTGTGTGTAAAAGTGACGTAATAATAGATGCATTGTTTGGCACAGGGCTTAAGCGAGCCATAGAAGGCTCTTTAGCAGATGTGATTTCATCCGTTAACAAGACAGATGCTTACAGGGTGGCGGTCGACGTGCCGTCGGGAGTGGATTCTGATAAAGGACATGTGATGGGATGCACTTTTAAAGCAGATTTCACATATACTTTTTCTTATAAGAAGACAGGCCTTCTCCTGTGGCCGGGCTGTGATTATTGCGGTCTGGTTAAGGTGGTGCCTATAGGCATAGATGACCACAGCTTTTGTGGTAATCTGCCATCAGTAAGGGCTCTTGATGAGTCTGATTTAAAGAAACTTGATAACAGACCGGCACACTCCAACAAGGGAACTTTCGGAAAACTGTTAGTTATAGCAGGAAGCCGCGATATGGCCGGTGCGGCGGTGCTTTCGGCAAAGGCTGCATACAAAAGCGGAGCAGGGCTTGTGAAAATTATAACGCCGGAGTGCAACCGCTCAATAATCCAATGTGCTTTGCCGGAAGCACTGCTTTGTACTGATATCGCGTCAGCTAAAGCGCTTGAGACAGAGCTTGAGTGGGCAGATGCAGTGGTGATAGGTCCAGGTCTTTCAAAGTCTGATAATGCCAAAATGTTAGTTGAAACAGTACTAAAAACAGCAGAGATACCTCTTGTGATTGATGCGGATGCGCTTAATATCATATCAGACAACATGACTTTACTTAATGAGCATAAAATGCCTGTCATCGTGACTCCGCACCTGGGCGAGATGTCCAGACTTATGAAAAAGAGCATTGCTGATATACAGGAGGATATCATCGGTGTGGCAGGAGAGTTTGCATGCTTGTACAATGTGACTTGTGTGCTTAAGGATTTTCGTACGATTATCGCAGCGGCTGATGGCGAAAAGTTTATCAATCTGTCCGGCAACTGCGGTATGGCAACAGCCGGAAGCGGAGATGTGCTAAGCGGTATCGTGGGAGGTCTTCTGGTACAGTGGCGTGACACCAAAAAGGCCGCGGCATACGGTGCATTTATTCATGGACTTGCCGGTGATATGGTATTTGACAATACCGGCTCTTATGGTATGATAGCAAGTGATATTATTGATGGATTAGATAAAGTTTGGATTAAGGTGGAAAAAAATGGCAATTAA
- a CDS encoding redox-sensing transcriptional repressor Rex — protein sequence MSKEISQAVIRRLPRYYRYLGELLDEGVERISSNDLSHRMKVTASQIRQDLNNFGGFGQQGYGYNVQFLYEEIGKIMGLNTEHRIIIIGAGNLGQALANYVKFEKLGFVITALFDVNPELSGKSVRGIPILMLSELDEYCRTHRVDIAALTMPKSKADSIASKLVDLGIRAIWNFAHVDLEIPNKDVVVESVHLSDSLMQLSYNIVKNSKNK from the coding sequence TTGAGTAAAGAAATATCACAGGCGGTTATCAGAAGGCTGCCACGATACTATAGATATCTCGGAGAGCTTTTGGATGAGGGAGTGGAGCGTATTTCATCAAACGATCTGAGTCACAGAATGAAAGTGACAGCTTCACAAATCAGACAGGATCTCAATAATTTCGGAGGCTTTGGACAGCAGGGATACGGATACAATGTTCAGTTTCTCTACGAGGAAATCGGAAAGATAATGGGACTTAACACAGAGCATAGAATAATTATCATCGGTGCAGGCAATCTGGGCCAGGCACTCGCCAATTATGTAAAGTTTGAAAAGCTTGGCTTTGTCATAACAGCACTTTTTGACGTAAATCCTGAGCTTTCAGGAAAGAGTGTGCGAGGTATTCCAATCCTTATGCTAAGTGAGCTGGATGAGTATTGCAGAACACACAGGGTGGATATTGCGGCGCTCACCATGCCAAAGTCAAAGGCTGACTCTATTGCGTCAAAGCTTGTGGATTTAGGAATAAGGGCTATATGGAATTTTGCACATGTTGATCTTGAAATTCCAAATAAAGATGTGGTTGTGGAGAGTGTTCATCTGTCTGACAGCCTTATGCAGCTCAGCTATAATATTGTTAAAAACTCCAAAAATAAATAG
- a CDS encoding NADP-dependent isocitrate dehydrogenase, giving the protein MSKITMTTPLVEMDGDEMTRILWQMIKDELLIPFIDLKTEYYDLGLEERNRTDDQVTVESAKATMKYGVAVKCATITPNAARMTEYNLKEMWKSPNGTIRAMLDGTVFRAPIVVKGIEPNVKTWVKPITIARHAYGDVYKATEMKVAGPGKAELVFTAEDGTETRELIHEFKGAGVIQGQHNLDDSIESFAHSCFKYALDTKQDLWFATKDTISKKYDHTFKDIFQEIFDAQYKEAFEKAGITYFYTLIDDAVARVMKSEGGFIWACKNYDGDVMSDMISSAFGSLAMMTSVLVSPHGYYEYEAAHGTVQRHYYKHLKGEETSTNSVATIFAWTGALRKRGELDKLPALSEFADKLEAACIKTIESGKMTKDLALITTIENPTVLNSEGFIKAIREELEKTI; this is encoded by the coding sequence ATGAGCAAGATTACGATGACAACACCCCTTGTAGAGATGGACGGAGACGAGATGACCAGAATCCTCTGGCAGATGATAAAGGATGAGCTTTTAATACCTTTTATAGATTTGAAGACAGAGTATTATGATCTGGGCTTAGAGGAGCGAAATCGTACAGATGATCAGGTGACCGTTGAATCAGCAAAGGCAACCATGAAATACGGTGTCGCAGTAAAATGTGCGACAATCACACCAAACGCAGCCAGAATGACAGAGTACAATTTAAAGGAGATGTGGAAGAGCCCTAACGGCACAATAAGAGCCATGCTTGACGGAACAGTGTTCAGAGCACCAATCGTTGTAAAGGGTATAGAGCCAAACGTAAAGACATGGGTTAAACCAATTACAATCGCTCGTCATGCATATGGTGATGTGTACAAGGCAACAGAGATGAAGGTGGCTGGTCCCGGAAAGGCTGAGCTTGTATTTACAGCAGAAGATGGAACCGAGACAAGAGAGCTAATCCATGAGTTTAAGGGAGCGGGAGTTATTCAGGGACAGCATAACCTGGATGATTCAATCGAGAGCTTTGCACATAGCTGCTTTAAGTATGCACTTGATACAAAGCAGGATTTATGGTTTGCCACAAAGGATACAATCTCAAAGAAATATGACCACACCTTCAAGGATATCTTCCAGGAAATCTTTGATGCACAGTATAAGGAAGCTTTTGAGAAGGCTGGAATTACATATTTCTACACACTTATTGATGATGCTGTTGCCAGAGTAATGAAATCTGAGGGTGGATTTATCTGGGCATGCAAGAACTACGACGGAGATGTAATGAGTGATATGATCTCATCTGCATTCGGCTCACTTGCCATGATGACATCAGTGCTTGTATCCCCTCACGGATACTATGAGTATGAGGCAGCACATGGAACAGTTCAGAGACACTATTACAAGCATTTAAAGGGTGAGGAGACATCAACAAACTCTGTAGCTACTATTTTTGCATGGACAGGAGCACTCAGAAAAAGAGGAGAGCTTGACAAGCTTCCGGCACTTTCTGAGTTTGCAGACAAGCTTGAGGCAGCTTGCATAAAGACTATTGAGAGCGGAAAGATGACAAAGGATCTCGCACTCATCACAACAATTGAAAATCCTACTGTTTTAAACAGCGAAGGCTTCATCAAGGCAATCAGAGAGGAGCTTGAGAAGACAATTTAA
- a CDS encoding GntR family transcriptional regulator — protein sequence MSHDNYSLSARVYNHIRDGILAGTFAKGDELKEKNIGDELGVSRTPVREALRQLELEGLVSIIPNKGAFVEGVSTDDIRDIYEIRALLEGLCARWAATRISDELMAAMEENIYLTEFHEKKGNAKKLLELDNRFHELLYEAGGSKELMRVLKDYHEYVGRVRKVTLGETKRAKNSTHEHKQICEAIKNHDALLAEKCAREHINNSKKNMEHLGWENLIK from the coding sequence ATGTCACATGATAATTACAGCCTGAGTGCCAGAGTATACAATCATATCAGGGATGGTATACTTGCAGGAACATTTGCAAAGGGCGATGAGCTTAAGGAAAAGAATATCGGTGATGAGCTTGGAGTGAGCAGGACGCCCGTGAGGGAGGCACTGCGTCAGCTTGAGCTTGAGGGACTTGTGTCTATCATCCCCAATAAGGGAGCATTCGTGGAGGGTGTTTCCACGGACGATATCAGGGATATATACGAGATAAGGGCTCTGCTTGAGGGACTTTGTGCCAGATGGGCTGCAACGAGGATATCGGACGAGCTCATGGCGGCCATGGAGGAGAATATTTATCTCACGGAGTTTCACGAGAAAAAGGGCAATGCAAAGAAGCTTCTTGAGCTGGACAATAGGTTTCATGAGCTGCTGTATGAGGCCGGCGGAAGCAAGGAGCTTATGAGGGTATTAAAGGACTATCATGAGTATGTCGGCAGAGTGAGAAAGGTGACACTCGGCGAGACAAAAAGAGCCAAAAACTCCACTCACGAGCATAAACAGATATGCGAGGCAATTAAGAATCATGACGCACTGCTGGCAGAAAAATGCGCCAGAGAGCATATAAACAATTCAAAGAAAAATATGGAACACCTTGGTTGGGAGAACCTTATTAAGTAA
- a CDS encoding 2-isopropylmalate synthase, with amino-acid sequence MREVLMNEKTNLLQLEEHFYQLVDVDEPNTFRNLFPYSEVPKIAFNDRIVPHNMPEDIWITDTTFRDGQQSRAPYTTEQIVTIYDYLHKLGGPKGIIRQSEFFLYSKKDRDAVYKCLERGYKFPEVTSWIRASKKDFELVKDIGLKETGILVSCSDYHIFYKMKMTRREVMNMYLSVIRECLETGISPRCHLEDITRSDIYGFVIPFCVELMKLQEEYKIPIKVRACDTMGYGVNFPGAVIPRSVPGIIYGLNTHAGVPSSQIEWHGHNDFYKAVNNSTTAWLYGASGVNCSLFGIGERTGNTPLEAMVFEYAQLKGTLDGMDTTVITELSEYFEKELGYVQPSRTPFVGRNFNVTRAGIHADGLLKNEEIYNIFDTGKFLNRPPLVAVSNTSGLAGIALWINTYYRLPDDRKVDKNSKLVTMIKEWVDEQYDEGRVTTITDNELVVQITDCCKKLNIVL; translated from the coding sequence ATGAGAGAAGTTTTGATGAACGAAAAAACAAATTTACTGCAGCTTGAAGAGCATTTTTATCAGCTCGTGGATGTAGATGAGCCGAATACTTTTAGAAATCTCTTTCCTTATTCAGAAGTTCCTAAGATAGCATTCAATGACAGAATAGTGCCGCACAATATGCCGGAGGACATTTGGATTACAGATACTACATTCAGAGATGGCCAGCAGTCGAGAGCACCGTACACGACGGAGCAGATTGTTACCATTTATGATTATTTACATAAGCTTGGTGGCCCTAAGGGAATAATCAGACAGAGCGAGTTTTTCCTCTACAGCAAAAAGGACAGGGACGCTGTTTACAAGTGTCTCGAGAGAGGATATAAGTTCCCGGAGGTTACATCGTGGATTCGTGCCAGCAAAAAGGACTTTGAGCTTGTAAAGGATATAGGACTCAAGGAAACCGGTATACTGGTAAGCTGTTCGGATTATCATATTTTCTATAAGATGAAGATGACCAGACGAGAGGTAATGAATATGTATCTGTCAGTCATCAGGGAGTGTCTTGAGACAGGAATAAGCCCTAGGTGCCATCTGGAGGATATCACACGTTCTGATATATATGGTTTTGTTATTCCGTTCTGTGTTGAGCTTATGAAGCTGCAGGAGGAGTACAAGATTCCGATTAAGGTGCGTGCCTGTGATACAATGGGATATGGAGTAAACTTCCCGGGAGCAGTTATACCTCGAAGCGTTCCTGGTATCATATACGGACTTAACACACATGCAGGTGTGCCTTCATCACAGATTGAGTGGCATGGACACAATGACTTTTACAAGGCAGTAAACAATTCGACTACGGCATGGCTCTACGGAGCAAGCGGTGTCAACTGTTCACTGTTTGGTATCGGAGAGAGAACCGGAAACACACCACTTGAGGCTATGGTATTTGAGTATGCACAGCTTAAAGGCACACTCGATGGAATGGATACAACGGTTATCACAGAGTTGTCAGAGTACTTTGAGAAGGAGCTTGGATATGTGCAGCCGAGCCGTACACCTTTTGTCGGCAGAAACTTCAATGTGACGAGAGCCGGAATCCATGCTGACGGACTTCTCAAAAATGAGGAAATTTACAACATATTCGATACAGGTAAATTCTTAAACAGACCACCTCTTGTAGCAGTGTCCAATACATCAGGACTTGCAGGAATAGCGCTGTGGATAAACACCTACTACCGCCTGCCGGATGACAGAAAAGTAGATAAGAACTCAAAGCTTGTGACCATGATAAAGGAATGGGTAGATGAGCAGTACGACGAGGGCCGTGTGACTACCATCACAGATAATGAGCTTGTAGTTCAAATTACTGATTGCTGTAAAAAGCTTAATATAGTATTATAG